One window of the Leucobacter komagatae genome contains the following:
- a CDS encoding siderophore-interacting protein has translation MPVSARAVQLMPVGVRPLRVSRLTEVTPMMRRITFTGAALDTQTDQAGNLTPAFSSPGFDDDIRLLFPYPGELTPVLPEIEHGRVTFAPGRRPIARAYTVRRFDPTTRELDIDIVLHGTGVASTWASTVSVGDVMYVVGPGKTVEPPSDADTLLVLGDDTAIPAVARLLEELPDRATGEVLLSVPGEEYRYELQAPAGVRVRWIYADALAAPSSSPLLTALQGLTLPRENLAVWVAGEQAEVREIRRFLVETWELPRAAISFTGYWKRGQSGVPVPDAPDAT, from the coding sequence TTGCCCGTATCCGCCCGAGCGGTACAGCTCATGCCCGTTGGCGTTCGACCGCTCCGGGTCAGCAGGCTCACCGAGGTCACGCCGATGATGCGGCGCATCACGTTCACAGGCGCAGCACTTGACACCCAGACAGACCAGGCCGGGAACCTCACGCCGGCGTTCTCGAGCCCGGGCTTCGACGACGACATCAGGCTACTCTTTCCCTACCCGGGAGAACTGACCCCTGTGTTGCCTGAGATTGAGCACGGGCGAGTCACGTTTGCGCCCGGCCGCCGCCCGATCGCCCGCGCCTATACGGTCCGACGGTTTGACCCCACGACCCGCGAGCTCGACATCGATATCGTGTTGCACGGCACGGGCGTTGCCTCGACGTGGGCGTCGACAGTGTCGGTCGGAGACGTCATGTACGTCGTGGGGCCCGGCAAAACCGTCGAACCTCCGAGCGACGCCGATACTCTCCTCGTCCTCGGCGACGACACCGCGATCCCGGCCGTCGCACGGTTGCTCGAAGAGCTTCCCGATCGGGCAACCGGCGAAGTGCTGCTCAGCGTGCCCGGCGAGGAGTACCGATACGAACTTCAGGCCCCCGCTGGGGTACGTGTTCGCTGGATCTATGCGGACGCACTCGCAGCCCCTTCTAGCAGCCCCCTGCTCACAGCGCTCCAAGGGTTGACGCTGCCGCGCGAGAACCTCGCGGTCTGGGTTGCTGGCGAGCAGGCGGAGGTGCGCGAGATCCGACGCTTCCTTGTAGAGACGTGGGAGTTACCGCGCGCCGCGATCAGTTTCACCGGCTACTGGAAACGCGGGCAGTCAGGCGTCCCGGTGCCTGACGCACCAGACGCGACCTAA
- a CDS encoding ATP-binding cassette domain-containing protein: MTAASAAEGIRREPSVFVALTRGAWQLAIAVVAAAASGLAMVGALWCVVRSVGSPSAPLTAMVCGLWVLSALGASLSSWLAHEGEARFSASLRRQTATHIAALPSRTLSRYSGNDLRRLIGDDVSALHHMVAHLPSEIATLAVVPIATIAALLSVAGPVALLALIPGLLAAAHFLFVVPRLSRRHGDRNARVMGEIVTAVDDYSHGMQTCRVFGVTSGAAASYATATRNFTDGFVSYVRKVATLSALATAFMQAVATYAIAYAIGYAADPEALAAMLLFGLAIVTPAMRLGHGIDYIRTGREAAHRVTGLFHEATVPEKPAAALGSSAVAELVDVTLRAGDRTIVEGFSHSFTRGRVTAITGPSGCGKSTLLRAIAGLDSPDRGEIRFGTNPLGATERALPLLIPQGSDVLPGTIAENVSLGRHDAQQGQGTRALKRAQLTASPDAPAGPLSGGERQRVNIARAFLSASPLILLDEPTSALDAATGTAVIDELLRLAHDEHRAIVLVTHDARIAQLADERLVLGAGLSTAIGENA, translated from the coding sequence ATGACTGCAGCTAGCGCCGCTGAAGGAATCAGGCGCGAACCATCGGTCTTTGTTGCCCTGACGCGTGGCGCGTGGCAGCTCGCCATCGCGGTGGTCGCCGCTGCCGCGAGCGGACTCGCTATGGTGGGGGCGCTGTGGTGCGTCGTCCGCAGCGTGGGCTCCCCCTCCGCGCCGCTCACTGCGATGGTATGCGGGCTGTGGGTGCTGAGTGCCCTCGGTGCGTCGCTCTCGTCATGGCTGGCACACGAGGGTGAGGCGAGGTTCTCTGCGAGCCTTCGCCGCCAGACCGCGACCCACATCGCCGCCCTGCCGAGCCGCACCCTCTCACGGTACAGCGGAAATGACCTGCGGCGGTTGATCGGAGACGATGTGTCGGCGCTGCATCACATGGTCGCTCATCTCCCTTCCGAGATCGCAACGCTTGCCGTTGTTCCCATCGCGACGATCGCAGCGCTCCTGAGCGTCGCCGGGCCAGTGGCGCTCCTCGCACTCATCCCGGGGCTCCTCGCCGCAGCGCACTTTCTGTTCGTGGTTCCGAGGCTCTCGCGCCGGCACGGCGACCGGAACGCCCGCGTCATGGGCGAGATTGTCACCGCGGTCGACGACTACTCACACGGCATGCAGACCTGTCGAGTGTTCGGCGTGACAAGCGGCGCGGCGGCGAGCTACGCCACTGCCACACGGAACTTCACCGATGGATTCGTGAGTTACGTCCGCAAGGTTGCGACGCTTTCCGCCCTAGCGACCGCGTTCATGCAGGCTGTCGCGACCTACGCAATTGCGTACGCGATCGGCTATGCAGCGGATCCAGAGGCGCTCGCGGCAATGCTCCTGTTCGGGCTTGCGATAGTGACACCCGCGATGCGTCTGGGACACGGCATTGACTACATCCGCACGGGCCGAGAAGCGGCTCACCGGGTGACCGGCCTATTCCACGAGGCCACGGTCCCAGAGAAGCCTGCGGCAGCGCTCGGCTCGAGCGCAGTCGCCGAGCTCGTCGACGTCACGCTACGCGCTGGAGATCGGACAATTGTCGAGGGCTTCTCCCACTCGTTTACTCGCGGAAGAGTGACCGCAATCACCGGGCCAAGCGGCTGCGGAAAGTCAACCCTGCTCCGAGCGATTGCCGGCCTCGACTCACCGGATCGGGGTGAGATCCGCTTCGGAACGAACCCTCTTGGAGCGACCGAGCGTGCGCTGCCGCTACTCATCCCCCAGGGGAGTGACGTTTTGCCCGGCACGATCGCGGAAAATGTGAGCCTTGGGCGTCATGACGCGCAGCAGGGTCAGGGCACGCGAGCGCTCAAACGGGCCCAGTTGACCGCAAGCCCTGACGCGCCCGCTGGCCCGCTGTCAGGCGGAGAACGGCAGCGGGTAAACATTGCGCGGGCGTTCCTCAGCGCTTCACCCCTGATCCTGCTCGACGAGCCAACGAGCGCGCTTGACGCTGCCACGGGCACGGCCGTCATCGACGAGCTCCTGCGCCTCGCACACGACGAGCATCGGGCCATCGTGCTCGTCACCCACGACGCCCGCATCGCACAACTTGCCGACGAGCGGCTCGTCCTCGGCGCCGGTCTCAGCACAGCCATAGGAGAGAACGCATGA
- a CDS encoding FecCD family ABC transporter permease, translating to MISPVHTENEPRPLRVVGATTQRRLLGITALIAALCLMLVLSITYGANPVPISEVWRTVFDADGSEASSIVWTLRAPRTLVGIVAGMAFGVAGALIQAITRNPLADPGILGVNAGAGFAITVGVAVFGVTGIAGYVWFSFAGAVLATVLVYLIGASGRGSASPVTLVIAGVALAAVLTAFATFLQLINEETFRSFRNWSLGSLARVSVSDTLTVLPLILLGLVLAVVISGSLNAVALGDDQAASLGANVARTRTIGLVSVTLLAGAATALTGGIAFVGLAVPHLVRWFTGPDQRWIIALTALASPVLVLGADVLGRVVARPGEIEAGVMTAVLGAPVLIALVRRRKASTL from the coding sequence ATGATCTCCCCCGTTCACACCGAGAACGAACCGCGCCCACTACGTGTCGTGGGCGCCACGACGCAGCGGCGACTGCTCGGAATCACAGCCCTCATAGCGGCTCTCTGCCTCATGCTGGTACTGAGCATCACCTACGGCGCGAACCCCGTTCCGATCTCGGAGGTTTGGCGAACCGTGTTCGACGCAGACGGGAGCGAAGCCTCCTCAATCGTCTGGACGCTGCGCGCCCCGCGCACGCTCGTTGGGATCGTCGCTGGCATGGCATTCGGTGTCGCCGGCGCGCTCATCCAAGCTATCACCCGGAACCCGCTCGCTGACCCAGGAATTCTCGGCGTGAATGCCGGGGCTGGCTTCGCGATCACCGTCGGCGTCGCCGTGTTTGGGGTGACGGGGATTGCCGGGTATGTCTGGTTTTCATTCGCCGGAGCGGTCCTCGCCACCGTTCTTGTGTACCTCATCGGCGCCTCTGGCCGCGGCAGCGCATCTCCAGTTACTCTCGTCATCGCCGGTGTCGCGCTCGCGGCAGTGCTCACGGCCTTCGCGACGTTCCTCCAGCTCATCAACGAGGAGACCTTCCGCTCATTCCGAAATTGGAGCCTCGGCTCGCTCGCTCGGGTCTCCGTCTCAGACACACTCACTGTGTTGCCGCTGATTCTTCTGGGCTTGGTGCTCGCTGTTGTCATCTCAGGGTCGCTCAACGCTGTCGCGCTCGGAGACGATCAGGCCGCGTCGCTCGGGGCAAACGTCGCACGGACTCGCACGATCGGGCTCGTCAGCGTCACACTCCTCGCAGGGGCCGCGACCGCGCTCACCGGAGGCATCGCGTTCGTCGGGCTCGCGGTGCCGCACCTCGTTCGCTGGTTCACGGGACCGGATCAGCGGTGGATCATCGCTCTCACAGCCCTCGCTTCTCCGGTGCTCGTGCTCGGCGCCGACGTTCTCGGACGAGTCGTTGCGCGCCCCGGCGAGATCGAAGCCGGCGTGATGACCGCGGTTCTCGGCGCCCCCGTTCTCATCGCGCTCGTGCGGCGCAGAAAGGCATCCACACTATGA
- a CDS encoding helix-turn-helix domain-containing protein, whose protein sequence is MSQETHCVLLESNEFAAAVADKVCNSREPSLIWAYAGEGHVAIGADVYALSQGDAIWVPAGLEYDIRSSPNSVLIPIFPAARRAHVALAVPTRTHFTADWNDWLVYQFARSIGYLRGAAAAQGLAGIVVGSPGSTPGGTPVPAPSVPLPPRPSSPEASRVALRLMQDPADSASVAALASGVSVSARTLQAQFSSETGFSISEWRTQVRIAAAATYIDIGHDIGWTAQQVGYATPAGFTKAFLRRTGVTPSSFAQRRGQRVDLSETGIDLALPDAVGETHADADRRRVPPVVPSSKTWDRVSDFHVLVWVYRGSARVEIAGELFNLREGDAAWLPAGLSNSVSLPAGSILLPLGSQGVNYRADAPDVLVQRFSDDAGLCLMHTMVANYSRLRPAVHDPHAITRAFAQQSAVTGVSAGARTSSKAAHVRALAAELHRAPADRRGLSEWADRFEIEPAQLASAIISITGMGFSRWQSQIRMTMARRRLEEGLSVAQVAQALGYAHASGFSRVFTRRHGLSPRAYQRGGWQQTAEPLIVP, encoded by the coding sequence GTGTCGCAAGAAACGCACTGTGTGCTGCTCGAATCGAATGAATTCGCCGCGGCGGTCGCTGACAAGGTTTGCAACTCGCGCGAGCCTTCGCTCATCTGGGCCTATGCGGGGGAGGGGCACGTCGCCATCGGGGCTGACGTTTACGCGCTGAGCCAAGGCGACGCGATCTGGGTGCCGGCGGGCCTGGAGTACGACATTCGAAGCTCCCCGAACAGCGTGCTTATTCCAATCTTTCCGGCAGCCCGGCGGGCCCATGTTGCGCTCGCTGTGCCCACGCGAACGCACTTCACTGCTGACTGGAACGACTGGCTTGTCTATCAATTCGCAAGGAGTATCGGGTACCTGCGTGGCGCGGCCGCCGCTCAGGGGCTCGCGGGCATTGTCGTCGGTTCCCCGGGGTCAACTCCCGGAGGGACGCCGGTGCCGGCGCCATCGGTGCCGCTCCCGCCGCGCCCGAGCTCACCGGAGGCCTCACGTGTCGCGTTGCGCCTCATGCAGGATCCGGCCGACTCTGCTTCGGTCGCTGCACTTGCTTCGGGGGTGAGCGTCTCGGCGCGAACGCTGCAGGCGCAGTTTTCGAGCGAGACTGGTTTCTCAATATCGGAGTGGCGAACCCAAGTTCGTATCGCGGCAGCTGCGACGTATATCGATATTGGCCACGACATCGGGTGGACTGCACAGCAGGTTGGGTACGCCACTCCCGCAGGGTTTACCAAAGCCTTTCTCCGGCGGACAGGGGTCACCCCGAGCTCTTTTGCGCAGCGCCGAGGGCAACGTGTCGACCTGAGCGAGACAGGGATTGACTTGGCCCTGCCCGATGCGGTTGGGGAGACCCATGCCGATGCCGACAGGCGACGTGTTCCGCCCGTCGTGCCCTCGAGTAAGACATGGGACAGAGTGAGTGATTTCCACGTGCTCGTGTGGGTGTATCGAGGGTCAGCACGCGTGGAAATCGCGGGCGAACTGTTCAACCTGCGCGAAGGCGACGCCGCCTGGTTACCGGCTGGCCTCTCGAACAGCGTCAGTCTGCCTGCGGGGTCGATCCTGCTGCCCCTTGGGTCGCAGGGGGTGAACTACCGGGCCGACGCTCCGGATGTTCTGGTGCAGCGGTTCTCTGACGATGCTGGCCTATGTCTCATGCACACAATGGTGGCCAACTACTCGCGCCTTCGCCCCGCAGTCCACGACCCGCATGCGATCACGAGGGCGTTTGCTCAGCAGAGCGCGGTCACGGGCGTCTCCGCGGGGGCGCGTACCTCGTCCAAGGCCGCGCACGTTCGGGCGCTCGCGGCCGAACTGCATAGAGCCCCCGCCGATCGAAGAGGACTGAGCGAGTGGGCAGACCGCTTCGAGATCGAACCCGCTCAGCTGGCTTCGGCGATCATCTCGATCACGGGGATGGGATTCAGCCGGTGGCAGAGCCAGATTCGCATGACAATGGCCCGGCGCCGCCTTGAAGAGGGGCTGAGCGTCGCCCAGGTGGCGCAGGCGCTCGGGTACGCCCACGCATCCGGCTTCAGCCGGGTCTTCACGCGCAGACACGGGCTCTCTCCACGGGCCTATCAACGTGGCGGGTGGCAGCAGACCGCCGAGCCTCTGATCGTGCCGTGA
- a CDS encoding ABC transporter substrate-binding protein, translated as MPLRRNAHSTALVGSALAALLLLAGCSAPATSSSNDSAAAEASELVPAAEGTTSYPLTLDTPYGETVLKERPTRIAAIVPNGIDTELLLSLGVTPVLNSNMITEGGYLDAHGAADLNTYEYVRGEDVPMEAVAAAKPDLIVTVGWVPGFGGVEDIYDRLAKIAPVLTSPASDQRIVPWQESIRLLGEAIDLSDRAEAVIDEHEALFSGIREAHPEFSGKTATWAIYYGPATGLQYFSQNGAAPELFLTDLGFAPNPGAAAFAKDTTVSDELISQIDADVLVLGQSEATTLEEMDERVTGTDLFTSLGAVKSGRFIQLPPKTDDGGDLLWAITSGGPIGNAWAAEQLVPLLAEKF; from the coding sequence ATGCCCCTGCGAAGAAACGCTCATTCAACCGCCCTCGTCGGGTCGGCGCTCGCCGCGCTGCTCCTGCTCGCCGGGTGCTCGGCGCCGGCTACTTCCAGCTCGAACGACAGCGCCGCAGCCGAGGCTTCGGAGCTCGTACCCGCCGCCGAGGGAACCACCTCATACCCGCTCACCCTCGATACGCCCTACGGCGAGACGGTACTCAAGGAGCGGCCAACACGGATCGCGGCGATCGTGCCAAACGGCATCGATACCGAGCTCCTGCTGTCACTCGGGGTAACTCCCGTGCTCAACTCAAACATGATTACCGAGGGCGGATACCTCGACGCTCACGGCGCGGCTGACCTCAATACCTACGAATACGTGCGGGGCGAGGACGTGCCGATGGAGGCCGTTGCCGCGGCTAAGCCAGATCTCATCGTCACGGTGGGCTGGGTGCCGGGCTTCGGAGGGGTGGAAGACATCTACGATCGGCTCGCGAAAATCGCGCCCGTCCTCACCAGCCCAGCTTCCGATCAGCGCATCGTCCCCTGGCAAGAGTCGATCCGGCTCCTCGGCGAGGCCATCGACCTGAGTGACAGAGCAGAGGCAGTGATCGATGAGCACGAAGCCCTCTTCTCAGGGATCCGAGAGGCACACCCAGAGTTCAGTGGCAAGACGGCGACGTGGGCAATCTACTACGGCCCGGCGACCGGGCTCCAGTACTTCTCGCAGAACGGAGCAGCGCCTGAGCTCTTCCTCACCGATCTTGGGTTCGCGCCAAACCCGGGCGCAGCCGCGTTCGCGAAGGATACGACGGTGAGCGACGAGCTGATCTCACAGATCGATGCAGACGTGCTGGTGCTCGGGCAGAGCGAGGCTACGACCCTCGAGGAAATGGATGAGCGCGTGACCGGCACCGACCTGTTCACCAGTCTCGGGGCGGTGAAGTCTGGCAGGTTCATCCAGCTTCCCCCGAAGACCGACGACGGCGGTGATCTCCTCTGGGCTATCACCAGCGGCGGGCCGATCGGAAACGCGTGGGCGGCCGAACAGCTCGTGCCGCTGCTCGCCGAGAAGTTCTAG
- a CDS encoding ABC transporter ATP-binding protein — MTHTAIPSRASGTPEPRPEHRLRAEHLALAYDKRTIAADLTVAIPDGSFTVIIGPNACGKSTLLRGLSRLLNPAAGQVILDGRDIHGYPAKEVARRLGLLPQTSIAPDGIRVADLVARGRFPYQKLIRQWSPSDEAAVSEAMNATGVHELSGRLLDELSGGQRQRVWVAMALAQETDVLLLDEPTTYLDLTHQIELLELFTDLHRSGRTLVAVLHDLNQAARYATHLIAMRDGAIVAEGAPAAVITEELVEHVFDLPCRVVPDPVAGTPQVIPLGRARVRDTPAELEAVRS, encoded by the coding sequence ATGACACACACGGCCATTCCCAGCCGCGCAAGCGGCACCCCGGAGCCCCGCCCCGAGCACCGGTTGCGCGCTGAGCACCTGGCGCTCGCCTACGACAAGCGCACAATCGCCGCTGACCTCACCGTCGCGATTCCTGATGGCTCGTTTACGGTGATCATCGGCCCAAACGCGTGCGGAAAGTCAACGCTCCTACGTGGGCTATCGCGCCTGCTCAACCCCGCAGCTGGGCAGGTGATACTCGATGGACGAGACATTCACGGTTACCCCGCGAAGGAAGTCGCCCGGCGCCTTGGGCTCCTCCCTCAGACCTCGATTGCGCCCGACGGTATCCGGGTCGCCGACCTGGTAGCCCGCGGGAGATTCCCCTACCAAAAGCTCATTCGGCAGTGGAGCCCGTCCGACGAAGCCGCGGTCTCAGAGGCGATGAACGCGACCGGCGTGCACGAGCTCTCCGGTCGGCTGCTTGATGAGCTCTCCGGCGGGCAGCGTCAACGGGTGTGGGTTGCCATGGCACTCGCCCAAGAGACTGACGTGCTGCTTCTTGACGAGCCCACTACCTACCTCGACCTCACGCATCAGATCGAGCTCCTTGAACTGTTCACTGACCTTCACCGCTCGGGCCGGACGCTTGTCGCGGTACTCCACGATCTCAACCAAGCCGCACGCTACGCGACCCATCTCATCGCGATGCGAGACGGGGCGATTGTCGCGGAAGGGGCGCCAGCGGCCGTCATCACCGAAGAGCTCGTTGAGCACGTGTTCGACCTGCCGTGCAGGGTGGTCCCAGACCCGGTCGCTGGCACACCGCAGGTTATCCCGCTTGGGCGTGCCCGCGTGAGAGATACACCCGCCGAGCTCGAGGCGGTGAGGTCATGA
- a CDS encoding FecCD family ABC transporter permease, whose product MSASVSPGRTPIDFGYSSRQTRLGTRLSLRWSVRSVAVNAALVAIALVAAVLALGFGDYPFSPAEVVAALAGQGDEFQRMIVIEWRLPVALAALLFGLLLGIGGAVFQSLTRNPLGSPDVIGFDTGAYTAVAIAVLTLGTKNYWGVASAALIGGLATAALVYLLAYRRGVQGFRLIIVGIAVSAMLGAVNIYLVTRADITDSMSVGFWAAGSLSRVGWEGLIPATIGGLIIVGLIAVLAPSLRQLELGDDAALSQGVNANRARPALLITGVAATALVTAAAGPIGFVALAAPQLARRLAGTPGVTVGGAACMGAALLTCAHALSLLIAELYRPIPVGLITVCLGGLYLIWLLIRETRKSL is encoded by the coding sequence ATGAGCGCGAGTGTCTCCCCAGGCAGAACGCCCATCGACTTCGGCTACAGCTCGCGTCAGACTCGCCTCGGCACGCGACTCTCGCTTCGCTGGAGTGTTCGCAGTGTCGCGGTCAACGCCGCGCTCGTTGCCATCGCTCTCGTTGCTGCGGTGCTCGCGCTCGGCTTCGGTGACTACCCTTTCAGCCCTGCGGAAGTGGTGGCCGCCCTCGCCGGGCAGGGCGACGAGTTCCAGCGCATGATTGTCATCGAGTGGCGTCTTCCCGTCGCCCTCGCTGCGCTCCTCTTCGGCTTACTCCTCGGCATCGGCGGCGCCGTCTTTCAGTCGCTCACGCGCAACCCGCTCGGGTCGCCGGACGTTATTGGGTTTGACACCGGGGCCTACACCGCGGTCGCAATCGCCGTACTCACGCTGGGCACAAAGAACTACTGGGGCGTCGCGTCTGCCGCGTTGATCGGTGGGCTCGCCACGGCTGCGCTCGTGTACCTACTGGCCTATCGGCGAGGCGTACAGGGCTTCAGGCTCATCATTGTGGGTATCGCGGTCTCCGCAATGCTGGGGGCGGTCAATATTTACCTCGTCACCCGAGCAGACATCACCGATTCGATGAGCGTGGGGTTTTGGGCAGCCGGTTCCCTGAGCAGAGTCGGGTGGGAGGGGCTGATCCCCGCTACGATCGGGGGCCTCATCATCGTCGGTCTCATCGCGGTACTCGCCCCCTCGCTGAGGCAGCTTGAGCTCGGCGACGATGCGGCGCTCTCTCAGGGCGTGAACGCCAACCGCGCACGCCCGGCACTCCTCATCACCGGCGTCGCTGCGACAGCGCTGGTGACCGCGGCAGCCGGCCCGATCGGGTTCGTCGCTCTCGCTGCCCCGCAACTGGCCAGACGCCTTGCCGGCACACCGGGAGTCACCGTTGGCGGAGCCGCCTGTATGGGAGCAGCCCTACTCACCTGCGCCCACGCGCTTTCGCTACTCATCGCTGAACTCTACCGGCCTATCCCCGTCGGGTTGATCACGGTCTGCCTTGGCGGCCTCTACCTGATCTGGCTGCTCATCCGAGAAACGAGAAAGTCACTATGA